Within the Thermanaeromonas toyohensis ToBE genome, the region ATCTTGCAGTTTACCTATGTGGGCGCTCCCTTAATCTTTTACGGGGACGAAGTGGGCTTGACCGGCGGACCTGACCCGGATTGCCGCCGCACCATGCCTTGGGACCCTAAGGCCTGGAACCAGGACCTCCTTAGTCTTTACCGCCAGCTTATATCTTTAAGGCATCAGTTACCTCCCTTAAGGCGGGGCTTTTTCCAGCCTTTGCTGACCGATGATACAGCCGAAGTCTACGCTTACGCCCGCCGCCTGGGAGACGATAAAGTTATAGTAGTGCTCAATGCCAGCGATCTCCCCCAAACAGTAATATTGGCTTCCGAGGAGTTAGAGCTGACCGAAGGGGAGATATGGCAGGAAGGCTTAAGTGGTCGGTCCTTTGAAGTAGAGAAAGGGCAGCTTATAATCCCTTTAGAAGCCAATTCCGGGGCTATATTATGGAAGTAAATAAAATATGGGATATAAGGGCCACTTACACTCCGCTTTTTTTCCTCGGCAATAGCTTTTGTTAACCCTGTTAAAGTTTCAAGTGACGGTTACGCTTAAGCCTCTTTAGGAGCCTATCTAAATCCCAAGTGTTTACAATATCCTCCGGTTCTAGCCAGGCCCGGCGGGCTACAGCCAGCCCGTATTCCATATCTTCCAGACGGCCGGCATCATGGGCATCAGTGTTGATGGCTAAAGGTATCCCGTATTCCTTAGCCCGGCGGGCAGCTACTTCATCTAAATCAAGACGGTCAGGCGAGGCATTTATCTCCAAGATAGTACCTGTCTCGGCGGCCAGCTCCAAGACCTTTTCCAAATTTATAGCATAGGCTGGCCTGCGTCCCAACATGCGACCAGTGGGGTGCCCCAGGATATCTACATAAGGATGGCGTAGGGCGGCTTCCAGGCGAGCCATCATCTGTTCTTCGTCTTGACGGAAACCCGAATGAATGGAAGCTATAACTAGATCCATCTGGGCTAATATCTCATCTTCGTAATCTAGCCGCCCGTCAGGGAGGATATCTACCTCGATCCCCGCAAGGATAGTAAAATCCTCTAACTCTTCATTTAGCCGGGTTATTTCTTCCTTCTGGGCCAGAAGCTGCTCTAGGCTTAATCCCCGGGCTACAGCCAAAGACCGGGAATGTTCGGTAATAGCCAGGTACCGATAACCCCGGGCCCGGGCCGCCTCTACCATCTCCTTTATAGTATGGAGGCCATCGCTATAGCGGGTGTGACAGTGTAGATCGCCTTTAATATCCTCCAGGGTAACGAGACGGGGCAGGCGCCCTTCTTTAGCTACCTTTACCTCTCCCCTACCCTCCCGCAGTTCCGGCGCGATAAAGGGCAAACTTAAGCGGCTATAAAATTCCTCTTCCGAGGTCAAGAAAACGTGTACCTCCTCTAGCCTTGAGGGAAGGCCCGCATCCTCTAAAGAAAACCCAGCCTCTTTAGCGTAAATCCCAAGTTCTTCCCGGTGGGCGGCCGAACCTGTAAGGTATAACCAGCTAGCGACAAACTTTTCTGCCGGAACTACGAAGATCTCTACCTTAACCCCGGTCCAGGTGCGCAAAGAAAGGTGGTTATTTTCTACCTTGATCACTTCTTTCACCTGGGGGTGACGCTCTATTACTTCAAAAAGGGAGTTAGCTTCTGCGGAAACCATCCCTACTAAGATATCTACATCTCCCACCATAGGGCAACCCCGGCGGACGCTTCCGGCCATTTCCACCCGGTCTACCCCTGGTAGGGCCCTAAGTTGTCGGCAAAACAGCTCCGCCAGGGGCCGGGCCACCCCTAAAGGTACTTTATCCCGGCTTTCTTTAAGCATATCCACTCCGCGTAGGATAGCCAACTCCGTTTTGCTTCCTAAGCCAGGGAGGGTCCGAATCTTGCGTTCTCTGGCAGCTTGTTCTAACTCTTCCAGCGTAGTTATTTTGAGGTGCTGGTAAATAGTTCGAATAGATTTCGCTCCCAGTCCTGGGATAGATAGCATATCCCGCAGTCCTGGGGGAACTTCCTGGCGTAACCTCTCTAAGAAAGTGGAACGGCCAGTTTCTAAAAGTTCCGCAATCTTTTTGGCCAGGTTCTTACCTACCCCAGGAATCTTTTCCAGCTCTCCCCGGGCATGGAGCTGGGCTGCTTCTTCTTCTAGGGATTCCAGGATTCTGGCTGCCCTATGATAGGCCCTTACTTTGAAGGGTTCTTCCCCTTTTATCTCTAAAAGATCCCCCATCTCCTCCAAAGCCCAGGATAACTCTAGGTTGGTCAAGCTTTTCTTTCCTCCTGGATTAATTTAATCAGGGTTTCGTAATCCTGCTGAATCTTGTTTAACTCATCTGCGATATTAAGCGCCGCAAGCACCGCTACTTTCACCGGAGGGTAATGGGGGCATCTCTCGCTGATCTGGCGCATCTTCCTGTCCACATAAGCAGCTAAAGCTTGCAAGTACTCGGGGGGCTCGGCACCCTTAAGGATATATTCCTGATCAAAAATGGTAACGGGGATCCGGTTTACTCCTTCTTCTTTAGCCTTGGCTTCCGCCAAAAGGTGCCACCTCACTTTAGAAGCTGAAAATCCTTCCCCTTATAGGGGACAAACTCACTCCTGCCTGAGTACCGCCCCCACACGCCGGCCTAGCTCCTTCTCTATCTCTTGCATAATGCTATTTACCTCTACGTCTGTGAGGGTCCGGTCTTCACGCTGGAAGCTTAGGGTAAAAGCAAGGCTTTTCTTACCTTCTCCTATCTGTTGTCCGCGGTAAAGGTCGAAGAGCCGGCACTCCTTTAAATAAGGACCTGCGGCGGCTAAAATAACCTCTCGCACCTTTTCAGAAGGAACCTCTTCGGATACCACCACCGCCAAATCTCTCTCTACAGCCGGAAACTTCGGAAGCGGCTGGTACGCGGGTATCCCCCCGGCCAACTCCATTAAGATTTCCCAATCTAACTCAAAAATGTAAGCTCGGGCAGGTAAATCAAAAGCACTTAGCACGTCGGGGTGCAACTCACCAGCAAAGCCTATTGCGTCCCTATAAACCCAGATCTCTGCGCTCCGGCCAGGATGAAGGAAGGGATAAGCTGTGGTGGGTTCCCACCGTACCTTAGGTACACGCACCCGTTCTAGAATCTCCTCTACCACACCTTTTAGGTAATAGAAATCCATTTCCACCGGTGGCCAGTCCCAACCTCTTTCCCGGGTTCCCATGACAAGTCCGGCGAGCCGCAAGGGCTCCTGGGGCAATTCATTCCCTTGGGGTATGAAGACCCGTCCTAGCTCGAAAATAGCCACCGGCATAACCCGACGGTTAGCGTTGCGGGCCGCTACCTCTAGGAGTCCCGGTAGCAACGTAGTCCTTAAAATGCTCTGCTCTTCCCGTAAGGGATTCTGTAACACTACGGTTCTACGCCACTTGTGGCCGGGGGGGAGCCGTAATATATCCCAAATTTTGGGGTTTATAAAGCTATAAGTTATCACCTGGGTAAGGCCGCAAGCTACAGCAGCTTCCTGGCCAGCTTCCTCCCATACCTGGCGCCGGGATTTTTTTTCACCTGGTACTACACCAGGGGGTATGGTGATGGGAATACGATCGTACCCATAAAGCCTGGCCACTTCTTCCACCAAATCAATCTCCTGGGTTAGGTCACCGCGGGTGGAAGGCACCTCCACCTGCCAGGTATCCGGGCTCTTTTCTTTTACCTTAAGCTTAAGACGCTCTAGTATCTCCTTAATTTCTTCCCTGGAGAGCTCAGTACCTAAGAAATAATTTACCCTCTCTGGCCGGAACCGGATAGTCACCGGGCTCTTGCGGGCCACATAACAATCCAGCCGCCCATGGGCAATGCTACCCCCGGCCAGCTTCTGCATAAGCTCTGCTGCCCGGTCAGCAGCCCGGGGGGCTCCTTCTATGTTTACACTTCGCTCAAACCGCAAGGAGGCCTCCGAACGTAAAGAGAGATAGCGTGAAGCTCTTCTAATGGCTACTCCATCGAAGTGGGCAGACTCAATCAAAATATTCCTGGTTTGCCTGGTAACCTCTGTTTCTAATCCGCCCATTACCCCTGCCACAGCTACAGCCCGTTCTTTATCAGCGATGACTAACAAATTCTCTTCCAGAACTCGTTCCTGCCCATCTAAGGTTACTATCTTTTCTCCCCTTTTTGCCCGGCGCACGATAATCTTTTTCCCTTTAAGCAAATCGTAGTCGAAGGCGTGCAGGGGTTGGCCCATCTCCAGCATTACATAGTTAGTGATATCGACAATATTATTGATAGGCCGCATCCCACAGGCCCGCAGCCTGGCCTGCATCCAGCCAGGGGAAGGCCCTATAGTAACATTTCTCACCACCCGGGCCACGTAGCGGCCACACATATCAGGAGCTTCAATTTCTATACTTGCGAGTTCTACTACCGGAGGGTTTTCTTCCCTAAGATCCACATTAGGCTCCTTCACTGGAGCACCTGTAAGAGCAGCTACCTCACGTGCAACACCTAAGATGCTTAAGCAATCCGCCCGGTTAGTAGTAACCTCTAGCTCAAGGACTATCTCTTCCAGTCCTAGCACTCGGGCTACGTCCTGCCCCAAGGGTGCATCCGGAGGCAAAGTAATAATACCCTCCCGGTCTTCAGGCGCTACAAGGCTCGTATCCAGCCCTAGCTCCTGGGCTGAACATAACATACCAAAGGAATCCACACCCCGGAAAGTAGCCCGGCGTATCTCCCGGCCTCCCGGTAGCCTGGCCCCCTCCAGGGCTACTGCCACCCACTGGCCCACAGCCATATTGGGAGCTCCAGATACCACCTGAAGGTACTTGCCGCCTACATCCACTTGGCAAACCTTTAAGTGATCAGCATGGGGGTGTTCCTCAATGGCTATTATTTTTCCTGCTACTACTCCGCTAAAACCAGGATGTAAGTTGATTATATTTTCCACAGGAAGGCCAGCCATGGTAAGCTTTTGAGCTAGCTCCTCGGGCGAAAGTTCTATCTCCACATATTCCTTTAACCAGCTATAAGGTACTCGCAATTCGCATACCACCTCATCTTTTTACAAAAACTCTTCTGTTGAAACTAAAATTGCCGTAAAAACCGTAGATCATTTTCAAAAAACAGCCGCAAATCATCAATACCATACTTTAACATAGCCACCCTCTCTACCCCTAGCCCAAAAGCGAAGCCGCTAACCTCCTCTGGGTTATATCCTGCCATCTCTAAAACCTTGGGGTGTACCAGGCCGCTACCTAAGATCTCCAGCCACCCGCTCTGCTTACAAACGCGGCAACCTTCTCCCTGGCAGATAACGCAGGAAATATCCACCTCGGCGCTGGGCTCTGTAAAAGGGAAATAGCTGGGGCGGAAACGCACACCTACATCTTGACCAAACATCTGGCGTAAGAAAGTCATTAAGGTTCCTTTAAGGTCTCCGAAGGTGACCCTTTTATCCACCACTAGGCCCTCTACCTGGTGGAACATGGGTGAATGGGTAGCATCGTCATCTCGCCGGTAAACCTTCCCGGGAGCTATAATGCGGATAGGAAGGCGCGGCCGCATGGCTTCCATAACCCGGATTTGAACTGGAGAAGTATGGGTACGTAGCAAAACCGTAGAGGTGATATAGAAGGAATCCTGCATGTCCCGGGCCGGATGCTCCGGAGGTAAATTTAAAGCAGTGAAGTTGTAGTAATCAGTCTCTACCTCCGGCCCTTCAGCCACGGCAAAACCTAGTCCAATAAAGATATTTTTAATTTCCTCCAGGACCAAGTGGATGGGATGGTAATATCCCCGCGGTAAAGGCCGTCCGGGCAAAGTTACATCTAGTTTTTCTTCCCGCAGGCGGCGCTCCTTTTCCTCCCGGGCTAAGGTCTCCCGGGTCCGCCTTAAGGCTTCTTCTAGTTCTTCCCTGACCTTATTAGCTAGCTGTCCCACCCGCGGCCGCTCTTCAGGTGGGAGCTTTCCCATACCGCGTAAAACCTGGGTGAGCTCCCCCTTTTTGCCTAAGTACTTTATCCTTAAACCTTCCCATCCTTCTAAATCCTTAACTTGAGCAAGCTCTCTCAATGCCCTTTCCTTTAAGGACTTTAAAGCCTCTAAGGTTTCCAATCCATTTTCACCCCATAAAAAAAGCCCTCGCCCCCTTGGGACGAAGACTTCTATTATTTAATAGCATATCACTGCAGGGCCAGCCTGCGGTAGATGATGTAGGCCGCTATGGAGCCTGTCATCTCAAAAAGCCGCCAGAAAAACTCCGCAGGCAGGAACACAGTATCACAACCTTTCCCAAGGGTTGTGTACCTGGTATAAGGCTAACCCAAAATAGATTATAGCATAGGAGCCATCCCTTGGCTAGCCTAAAATCACCTGCTCCTCGGGAAGGTGAACATTAACTTTAGCCTGTTTATGCCAAATAGCCATAGCTAGGCTTAAAGGCCCTACCCGGCCAGCGAACATAGTAAAGATTATCAACCACCGGCCTATAGGGCTAAGCTCCGGGGTAATACCCGTGCTAAGACCCACGGTACCGAAGGCCGAGGTTACTTCATATAACACGGGCAAGAAACCTTTCCCTTCAGTTATCAAAAGTATAAAGGTAACGGCATTGACCAAAGCGAAGGAAATAGCTGCTATGCTAAGGGCCTTAAAAACCCTAAACCAGCTGATCTGCCGACCACCAAAATCTACCTCCTGCCTTCCCCGCACTATAGTGACTACGGCCAGCACTAACACCGCAAAGGTAACCGTCTTTATACCGCCACCGGTTCCTGCGGGAGAGGCCCCGATAAACATAAGGATTACCTGCAAGTACTGGGTAGCAGGTTCTAACCCGGCAATATCAATGGTATTGAATCCGGCGGTCCTGGGGGTTACAGCCTGGAAATAGGCCGCCAGTATCTTCACGGGTAAGGTTAGAGGATGAAGTGTCCGGGGATTATCCCATTCTACAATCAGGATCAAGGCGGTACCCACTATAATAAGAGATGCCGTGGTAAGGAGCACCAGTTTGCTATGTAAGCTCAGACGGGATAACTTTTTAGTCCTTACTACGTCCATGAGAACTGGGAAGCCGAGACCACCTAGAACAAGGAGGGTAGCCACGGTCAGACTCACTACAGGGTCCCCGACATAATGGGTTAAGCTCGTGAACTCGCCGAACTCCTTTCCTAAAACATCAAAACCTGCGTTGTTAAAAGCAGAGATAGCATGGAACAAGCCGTAATATAATCCTTTTTTCCAACCAAAATCTAGGGTAAACCTGGCCGCCAAAATCAGTATACCTAGGCTCTCAATAATTGCCGTAATAAAAATAACCCTTCGAGCAAGGTCTACTACTCCGCCTAAAGTTTCTCTATTTAAAGCTTCCTGGAGGAGTAACCTCTCTCGTAAGGAGATCCTCTTACGTACTACTAAAGCCAAAAAGGTGGCCACGCTCATCCATCCCAAGCCGCCTATCTGAATCAGCAACAAAATAATCATCTGCCCAAAGGAGGACCAATAAGTCCCTGTATCCACTACCACCAGGCCAGTCACGCACACAGCCGAAGTAGCTGTAAATAAAGCGGTTAAAAAGTCCGTCCAGATACCAGAAGCAGAAGAAATAGGGAGCATCAAAAAAAGAGCACCAGTCAAGATCAGCCCTGCAAAACCTAGGACCACCACTTGAGTAGGGTTGAGGCGCAGCATAAACCTATAAGGTTAACCTCCTAAACCGTACCCAAATTGTAACGCTGGCGGGCGGCCTCATATAATAAAAGGCTTGCCGCCACAGCCACATTTAGAGACTCTACAGGCCCCCAGAGGGGGATTTTAACCCGCGCATAAGCTTGAGCTAAGATTTCTGGGCTGGGACCGCGGTTTTCGTTTCCCACTACCAAAGCCAGGCTACCCCTATAATCACATTCGTGATAGAAAACCTCACCGGCTACGTGCCCCACTATGATTTTAGCCCGGCCTTCCAGGTGCTTTACAACTTCTCCTGGCCCTAGCCCAGTAACTACGGGCAAGTAAAAAAGGGCGCCCATAGCTGCGCGTACTGCTTTTTCATTATAAGGATCCACAGTTCCAGTAGTCAAAAGGGCCCCTGTACATCTAGCGGCAGCCGCTGTACGCAGCATAGTCCCCAAATTGCCAGGATCCTGTACGCCATCAGCCACCAATAAAAAAACCTCCTGGTTAGCCAGCAGGCTCTCCAAATTGATTTTATGTTGCCGGGCGATGGCCAGAATCCCCGGTGGTGTAACTGTAGCAGCTGCCCGGTTGAGCTCCGGACTAGGTACTTCCAGGCACCGGTAACCAGCCCGGGCTAACCGCTTTAAAAGCTTCGTATGCTCGGAGGAAGCAGCAAACTCCCTATCATACAATACTACCTCTAGCTCCGCTTCCGATTGTAAAGCTTCAAGGACCAAGTGCTCCCCTTCCAGGAGGTAAAGCCCTGTTTTTTCCCGCCGGGAACGTCGTTTTAGGGAGTGCGCCAACTTTAAATACTTATCGGGAGTTATTCTCTCTCCTCCAATCGTTCTAGGACTTTGGTGGGACCGATGAGGACTAATATATCGCCCTCCCTTACCACGTCCTCCGCACCTGGGGCTACCACAATATTATCCCCATGTTTAATGGCCACCACCATAATACCGTGTCTAGCCCTTAAATTAAGCTGGCCTAAAGTCTTTCCCGCCAGCCGGTGGGAAGCAGCGATCTCCACAATGCTATAATCAGGTGAAAGGTCTATATGTTCCAATACATTCCCAGCTGCCAAGGTACGGGCCACCCGCACCCCCATATCCCGCTCAGGGAACACTATTTTATCCGCCCCGATCTTGGCCAGGACCTTAGCGTGAAGGTCGTTTAGGGCTTTAGCCACTACGCACTTTACCCCTAGCTCCTTAACTATTAAAGTAACGAGAATGTTAGCTTCCACATTCTCCCCGATGGCTACAATAGCTACATCTACGTTCCGGATACCAGCAGCTTTAAGGGCTTCCTCATCCCGGGCGTCAGCTTGGATGGCGTGGGTGACCTCGTCCATTATAGCTTCTACTTTTTCCGCATCAGAATCAATAGCCAGGACTTGACACCCCATCCTGGCCAAAGCAGTGGCTACACTAGACCCGAAACGCCCAAGGCCAATAACAGCAAATTGCTTCATAGATTTTAAACACCAACTCCCAAGTTTTCTTTAGCCACCTCGACTAACTGCTTAAAACCTGCAGCATCATGAACAGCCATATCGGCCAACATCTTCCGGTTGATCTCTACTCCAGCCTGCTTTAATCCGTTAATTAGCCGGCTATAGGTCAACCCGTTTTGCCTGGCCGCAGCGTTAATACGGGCGATCCACAGCTTCCGGAAATCCCCCTTCTTTTTCCGCCGGTGGGCATAAGCATAGGCCAGCGATTTCATAACCTGCTGGTTAGCTATCCGGAAAAGCTTCGACTTAGCCCCATAATAGCCTTTAGCCAATTTAAGTATTTTCTTATGACGGCGCCGCTTAGTCACTCCCCGTTTTACTCTAGCCATCTAATTTGTCTTCCCTCCTTTACCTATCGTTACCTCGGCTTCAAGCATAAGGCAAGAGCCTCGCGATGCGCCGGTGATCCGCCCCTGAAACTATAGCTGGCTTACTCAAGCGCCGCTTCCTTTTAGCCGTTTTACCGGTTAAAAGATGGCTCTTCCCTGCCCGGGAATGCTTAATTTTCCCCCTGGCCGTTACGCGGAAACGCTTAGCGGCTCCCCGGTGGGTTTTCATTTTAGGCACAGTAAAATCCACCCCTTGGACTAATTTTTAGGCGCCAAGATCATAACCATGTTACGTCCCTCCAGCTTAGGCGGCCTTTCTACAGAGGCTCTCTCTGCCACTTCCTCAGCTAGGCGCCAGCATAGCTTTTCGCCCAGCTCGGCATGGGAAATCTCCCGGCCACGGAACATAACTGTAACTTTAACCTTATCTCCATCTTCTAAAAAGCGGAGGGTATTGCGCGCCTTTACCTTAAAATCATGCTCCTCAATTCCGGGCCGTAGCTTTATCTCCTTGATATCGACCGTGCGCTGCTTCTTCCTGGCTTCCCGCTCGCGCTTGCTCTGTTCATATTTATATTTCCCAAAATCCATAATACGGCAAACCGGCGGGCGAGCCTGGGGAGCCACTTCCACCAGATCTAATCCTTGCTCCTGAGCTATACGCAGCGCCTCTCTCAAAGGCATAATACCAAGTTGTTGGCCATCAGTACCTACCAAGCGCACTTCCCGAGCCCGGATCTCTGCATTAACCCTCCAGTCCTTGCTTATAATTCGTCACCTCCTGTAGAAATTGCCGCCTAGCCAAAAAGAAAGCGGGGTTATCCACCCGCTTCGGATGGCTTTTCCTTCCGGGGGTAGTATAGCACAAGGCCCGAAGTACCGTCAATATGGTGCTTTCCTTTCTACTTCGTGCCCGCCGAATTCATGCCTTAAGGCTGCCACTACTTTCCCAGCAAAGCTCTCCTCCTGTTCCGAACGGAACCGTACCATCAAAGCTAAAGAGATCACCGGCACTGGAACCCCCAATCGCAAAGCTTCTTCCACCGTCCACAGGCCCTCACCTGAATGATGAATAACATCCCTAATATCCTTAAGGTCGCCACTCTTGGACAGGACCCTTTCGGTGAGGTCCATAAGCCAGCCCCGGATAACTGAGCCGTGCCGCCATACCCGGGCTATAGCAGGAAGGTCTAGTTTAAAAGGGCCTTTAGCCAGGATCTCCATGCCTTCTCCTATGGCCTGCATCATTCCATACTCGATGCCGTTATGCACCATCTTTACAAAGTGGCCGCTACCACAGGGACCCGTATGAAGATAACCGCCAGGGGCACTTATATCTTTTAATAAAGGCTCAAGATACTGGAAAAGCTCTTCCTCCGCGCCTACCATGGCGCATATCCCCCAGCGGGCTCCCTCTATACCACCACTGGTACCTATATCGGCAAAGCGCAAGCCCTGGGCTTTTAAAACTTCATAACGGCGCAAGGTATCGCGGTAGTAGGAATTACCCCCGTCTACAATAATGTCGCCCTTTGAGAGGAAGGGTATTAGCTGATTTATCACCATATCTACTGTTTCTCCTGCCGGTACCATGAGCCAGATTAGCCGGGGAGGGATAAGCTTCTTCACCAACTCCTCAAGGCTATAGACTCCCTTAATACCTTCTCCCTTAGCCCGATCCACCGTCTCTTTAGTCCGGGCATAACCTATGACTTCATGGCCATGGTCACGCATATTAAGTGCTAAATTGAGCCCCATTTTGCCTAAACCTATTAAGCCGACTTGCACTTCAAACTTACCTCCTATCTTAATTTGATGATTTCCCTCAAAAGCGAGCAGTAGAAGCTTCTCAGTACCCAAGATTACTATGTTGAGACATAGATCCCGCCTTAAGGAAGGGCTTTCACGTAGGATTTACTTCAGAATCCGCTTTCTCCCCTCGCAAAACCTTAAGAATGTTTTTGGCTACAGCTAAGCCCATCCGTAAGTTAGCCTCGCGGGTGTAAGCACCTATATGGGGCGTAACTACCACGTTATCTAGTTCAAGTAAAGGACTACCTACCGGCGGTTCTTCACTAAAAACATCTAAGCCAGCACCTCTAATCCAACCCTCCTTTAAAGCTCGATATAAAGCTTCTTCGTCCACTAATTCCCCCCGAGCGGTATTTATTAGGATAGCCTCCTTCTTCATAAGCCTTAGCCGTCCTTCATTTATAAGGTGATAAGTATCTTCAGTCAAGGGCGCATGGAGGCTTATAAAATCAGATTCCTGTAAAAGCTTTTCCAGATCTGTATAAACTATCCCCAGTTCACTGGTAGCCTCCAAATTAGGCCGAGGATCATAAGCTAGGATGCGCATATTAAAGCCGCGCGCCCGGCGTGCTACCGCCAGCCCTATTCTCCCAGTCCCAATAATACCCAGGGTCTTCTCCCATACCTCCCCCCCCACAAATCTATCCCACCGGCCCTGCCGTGTAGTTCTATCAGCTAAAATGATCTCTCTGGTACAAGCCAAAAGAAGCCCGAAAGCGAGATCAGCCACAGCCTGGGCGTTACTACCTGGCGCGTTGGTCACTACAATACCCTGCCTTTGGGCAGCAGGGATATCGATATTGTCTACACCTACCCCGTGCTTGGCTATAATTTTTAGCTGCGTGGCCACCTCCATTACCTCACAGGTTACAGGGTCCACGCCCACAATGAGTGCCACTGGCTGCCATCGTCTCAAGGCTTCCTTCATTTCAACCTCTGTCAAAGGCCGGCCTGTATCATTCAAGATAAGTTCAAGACCTTGCTCCTCTAGAAGCCTCCTGGG harbors:
- the gnd gene encoding phosphogluconate dehydrogenase (NAD(+)-dependent, decarboxylating), whose protein sequence is MQVGLIGLGKMGLNLALNMRDHGHEVIGYARTKETVDRAKGEGIKGVYSLEELVKKLIPPRLIWLMVPAGETVDMVINQLIPFLSKGDIIVDGGNSYYRDTLRRYEVLKAQGLRFADIGTSGGIEGARWGICAMVGAEEELFQYLEPLLKDISAPGGYLHTGPCGSGHFVKMVHNGIEYGMMQAIGEGMEILAKGPFKLDLPAIARVWRHGSVIRGWLMDLTERVLSKSGDLKDIRDVIHHSGEGLWTVEEALRLGVPVPVISLALMVRFRSEQEESFAGKVVAALRHEFGGHEVERKAPY
- a CDS encoding phosphoglycerate dehydrogenase encodes the protein MASLNGKVFVSALSFSRYSSEPRRLLEEQGLELILNDTGRPLTEVEMKEALRRWQPVALIVGVDPVTCEVMEVATQLKIIAKHGVGVDNIDIPAAQRQGIVVTNAPGSNAQAVADLAFGLLLACTREIILADRTTRQGRWDRFVGGEVWEKTLGIIGTGRIGLAVARRARGFNMRILAYDPRPNLEATSELGIVYTDLEKLLQESDFISLHAPLTEDTYHLINEGRLRLMKKEAILINTARGELVDEEALYRALKEGWIRGAGLDVFSEEPPVGSPLLELDNVVVTPHIGAYTREANLRMGLAVAKNILKVLRGEKADSEVNPT
- the infC gene encoding translation initiation factor IF-3, whose product is MSKDWRVNAEIRAREVRLVGTDGQQLGIMPLREALRIAQEQGLDLVEVAPQARPPVCRIMDFGKYKYEQSKREREARKKQRTVDIKEIKLRPGIEEHDFKVKARNTLRFLEDGDKVKVTVMFRGREISHAELGEKLCWRLAEEVAERASVERPPKLEGRNMVMILAPKN